AGTGGCTATGGTGGGCAGACTAAGCCGATCTTCTGGAAAAAGGCTAAAACTACAAAGAAGATTGTGCTGAGGTTTGAATGTGTTGAGCCCAACTGCAGATCTCAGAGAATGCTGGCTATTAAGAGATGCAAGCATTTTGAACTGGGAGGAGATAAGAAGAGAAAGGGCCAAGTGATCCAGTTctaaatttcatattttgttatgaagacaataaaatctTGACATTATgttcacttcaaaaaaaaaaaaaaaaagaaagaaagaaacatagtTATTGTTCAATGAAACAGTTGTTtacagttttaatttacattgcCATGTTGTTTCTCACAAATCATCTGTATGCCACCTTCTTGGTGCCATGTggttacttttaattaaaatctcaAAGAA
Above is a window of Canis lupus baileyi chromosome 25, mCanLup2.hap1, whole genome shotgun sequence DNA encoding:
- the LOC140616842 gene encoding large ribosomal subunit protein eL42-like, translated to MVNVSKTRRTLCKKCGKHQPHKVTQYKKGKDSLYAQGKRRYDRKQSGYGGQTKPIFWKKAKTTKKIVLRFECVEPNCRSQRMLAIKRCKHFELGGDKKRKGQVIQF